One stretch of Brevibacillus laterosporus DNA includes these proteins:
- a CDS encoding LysR family transcriptional regulator → MVSKLDLYKVFCKVGKSESFSKAAKDLYMTQPAVSQAIMQLERELDIRLFNRTPKGVSLTTEGSLLFEYVNSAINLIEVGEKKILEFKNLTTGELKIGVGDTISRYFLLPYLEAFHNRYPNIKFNIVNGTTIEICSILKSGEVDIAICNFPLDDPTLELRSCIDIHDIFVCGEKYKNIFSKPLSLDELVKLPLILLETKSNSRKYVEDYMISRGIKISPEFELGSHDLLLEFAKINLGIACVTKEFSQEYLHKGLLYEIRLIEEIPKRNIGVCFLKSVPLSPASTKFVEIIENKQV, encoded by the coding sequence ATGGTGAGTAAATTAGATTTGTATAAAGTATTTTGTAAGGTAGGGAAAAGTGAAAGTTTTTCCAAGGCAGCAAAAGATCTTTATATGACTCAACCAGCTGTTAGTCAAGCGATAATGCAATTAGAAAGAGAATTAGATATACGTCTATTTAATAGAACACCTAAAGGGGTATCTTTAACAACTGAAGGTAGCCTTCTATTTGAATATGTTAATTCGGCTATTAATTTAATTGAAGTTGGGGAAAAAAAGATTTTAGAGTTTAAGAATTTAACAACGGGGGAATTAAAGATAGGCGTAGGTGATACTATTTCTAGGTATTTTTTACTTCCCTATTTAGAAGCTTTTCATAATAGATATCCCAATATTAAGTTTAATATTGTCAATGGTACAACAATAGAGATCTGTTCTATATTAAAATCGGGAGAGGTTGATATTGCAATTTGTAATTTTCCGCTTGATGATCCTACATTAGAACTAAGATCATGTATTGATATCCATGATATTTTTGTTTGCGGGGAGAAATATAAGAATATATTTTCTAAACCATTAAGCCTTGATGAACTAGTAAAACTGCCATTAATATTACTTGAAACGAAATCAAATTCAAGAAAGTATGTAGAGGATTATATGATATCTAGAGGGATAAAGATTTCGCCAGAATTTGAATTAGGCTCACATGATTTATTATTGGAGTTTGCTAAAATAAATTTAGGGATAGCATGTGTAACTAAAGAATTTTCCCAAGAGTATTTACATAAAGGATTATTATATGAAATACGACTAATTGAAGAAATACCAAAGAGAAATATAGGAGTATGTTTTTTAAAAAGTGTGCCTCTATCACCAGCTTCAACAAAATTTGTTGAGATAATAGAAAATAAACAGGTTTGA
- a CDS encoding F420-0--gamma-glutamyl ligase — MERVVGTVVRGLRCPIINQGDNLEEIVVDSVLKASEVEGFNINDKDIVTITESIVARAQGNYATIDNIAKDINSKFGEETVGVIFPILSRNRFAICLRGIAKGAKKIVLMLSYPSDEVGNHLVDLDTLDEKGVNPWTDVLTEKQFRDHFGYNKHTFTGVDYIDYYKSLVEEYGVECEVIFSNNPKTILDYTKNVLTCDIHTRFRTKKILKANGGVNIYSLDNILSESIDGSGCNEAYGLLGSNKSTEDSVKLFPRNCQPIVDKIQHMLKEKTGKNVEVMIYGDGAFKDPVGKIWELADPVVSPAYTSGLDGTPNEVKLKYLADNNFADLRGEELKQAISQYINNKGSDLVGSMEAQGTTPRKLTDLIGSLSDLTSGSGDKGTPVVFLQGYFDNYTK; from the coding sequence TTGGAAAGAGTAGTTGGAACAGTTGTTAGAGGTCTTCGTTGCCCGATAATAAATCAAGGGGACAACTTAGAAGAAATCGTTGTAGATAGTGTGTTAAAAGCTTCAGAAGTTGAAGGCTTTAACATTAATGATAAAGATATCGTTACGATAACAGAATCAATTGTTGCTCGTGCTCAAGGTAATTATGCTACTATCGATAATATTGCTAAAGATATTAATTCAAAATTTGGGGAAGAAACTGTTGGAGTAATATTCCCTATCTTAAGTCGTAATCGTTTTGCAATCTGTCTCCGCGGTATTGCAAAAGGAGCTAAAAAAATTGTTTTAATGCTTAGCTATCCATCTGATGAAGTTGGTAATCACTTAGTGGATTTAGACACGCTTGATGAAAAAGGAGTTAATCCTTGGACAGATGTTTTAACAGAAAAACAATTCCGTGATCATTTTGGATATAATAAACATACTTTTACTGGTGTTGATTATATTGATTATTATAAATCGTTAGTTGAAGAATATGGTGTTGAATGTGAGGTTATATTCTCAAATAATCCAAAGACCATTTTAGATTATACAAAAAATGTTCTTACTTGTGATATCCATACAAGATTCAGAACTAAGAAAATATTGAAAGCAAATGGTGGGGTTAACATTTATAGCCTCGATAACATATTATCAGAGTCTATTGATGGCAGTGGATGTAATGAAGCATATGGTCTGCTAGGATCAAATAAATCAACAGAAGATAGTGTTAAACTTTTCCCACGTAATTGTCAACCGATAGTTGATAAAATACAACATATGCTCAAAGAAAAGACTGGCAAAAATGTTGAAGTCATGATTTATGGAGATGGAGCATTCAAAGACCCAGTAGGTAAGATATGGGAACTTGCTGACCCAGTTGTATCACCAGCTTACACATCAGGACTTGATGGTACACCTAATGAAGTAAAGTTAAAATATCTTGCTGATAATAACTTTGCTGATTTAAGAGGCGAAGAACTTAAACAAGCTATATCTCAATACATTAACAATAAAGGTTCTGATCTTGTAGGATCGATGGAAGCACAAGGTACTACACCTAGAAAACTTACTGATCTTATAGGTTCTCTATCCGATTTAACTTCGGGAAGCGGAGATAAAGGAACACCCGTTGTCTTTTTACAAGGTTATTTTGATAATTATACAAAATAA
- a CDS encoding transposase, which produces MSIIKQGSLFDIQELFDLEPPKRFEAIFSTLDIEPILFYISKKSIYGAPTELNYAAMLYSLVARIVERIPTVKDLRKRLKHDFIFRMECGFLFCDSLPSEASYSRLVHKLSETAHLEKVQDKLLLQAIQEGFIGDEAIAIDATHFESRDRGVEKEKKTKPELKKRGRKSKAEKDIYDKQKQEKEAQKSLYEKTIAAQLDVTLEDLRSQVPIKPDWGIKKNSDGKNMFWFGYKAHLAVSTKSQYILCSLMSSGSMNDGKAAIPLLKGIQTVLPNHMRYAIMDAGYDYVPIYQQIGRMNAQAIIAYNKRNEGEMIGFDSHFAPTCVRECSYRYDSYDKKYKTLKFVRPKECKDCPLSQDSLCQKVYKIKAETDLRKYTAPARGTKTWEELYDQRTAVERVHAYLKEFFQLNNVRYRTGKRAKVHFDLVTLVYNASKLAVDRIRKELASRMKVVA; this is translated from the coding sequence GTGTCTATTATAAAACAAGGAAGCCTATTTGATATACAAGAATTATTCGACTTAGAACCTCCCAAACGTTTTGAGGCTATTTTCTCTACTCTTGACATTGAACCGATTCTTTTCTATATTTCCAAAAAATCGATCTATGGAGCTCCTACTGAGTTGAATTATGCTGCCATGCTGTATTCTCTGGTCGCTCGAATCGTAGAACGGATTCCAACTGTGAAAGATTTGCGGAAACGTTTAAAACATGACTTTATCTTTCGAATGGAATGCGGTTTTCTATTTTGTGACAGTCTTCCTTCCGAGGCATCGTACTCTCGTCTGGTTCATAAACTTTCTGAAACAGCACACCTCGAAAAAGTCCAAGACAAGTTACTCTTGCAAGCAATTCAGGAAGGGTTCATAGGCGATGAAGCAATTGCCATCGATGCAACCCATTTTGAATCCCGTGATCGTGGTGTGGAAAAAGAAAAAAAGACGAAACCAGAATTGAAAAAACGCGGACGTAAATCAAAAGCAGAAAAAGATATCTACGACAAGCAAAAGCAAGAAAAGGAAGCCCAGAAGTCCTTATATGAAAAAACCATTGCAGCTCAACTGGATGTGACGTTGGAGGACCTACGGTCCCAAGTTCCTATCAAACCTGATTGGGGAATTAAGAAAAATAGTGATGGAAAGAACATGTTTTGGTTTGGATACAAAGCTCATCTTGCAGTCAGTACGAAAAGTCAGTATATTCTTTGCTCCCTCATGTCCTCTGGAAGTATGAACGATGGGAAAGCAGCGATTCCTTTGTTGAAGGGAATTCAAACTGTCCTGCCCAATCACATGCGATATGCAATCATGGATGCGGGATATGACTATGTCCCGATCTATCAACAAATCGGACGAATGAACGCACAAGCGATTATTGCTTACAACAAGCGGAATGAAGGAGAAATGATTGGGTTCGATTCACATTTTGCGCCAACTTGTGTTCGAGAATGCTCTTATCGTTACGACAGTTATGATAAAAAGTACAAAACGTTGAAATTTGTACGGCCAAAAGAATGTAAAGACTGTCCATTGTCTCAAGATTCTCTCTGTCAAAAAGTCTATAAAATCAAGGCTGAAACCGATCTTCGAAAGTACACCGCGCCAGCCAGAGGAACGAAAACGTGGGAAGAACTCTATGACCAGAGAACAGCTGTGGAGCGAGTACATGCTTATTTGAAGGAGTTCTTTCAGCTAAACAATGTCCGATATCGCACAGGAAAGAGGGCAAAAGTCCATTTTGATTTGGTTACTCTTGTTTATAATGCATCCAAGTTAGCAGTGGATCGAATTCGTAAGGAACTGGCAAGTAGGATGAAAGTAGTAGCTTAA
- a CDS encoding exonuclease, translated as MSLKNKLQRMRKHLTTGSNKEQVDGQEKPEQPESQIPYADTWRRLQAKPFFGEEEYAMVREVRYPLDMIHGNYEFSALLDVIHRWNESGLEHPLSAANKRPEDLLFFDTETTGLHGGVGNTIFLLGYSKLEQDEVVVRQHFLADPFSEITLYQSFLADVKESKQLVTYNGKSFDWPQVKTRHTLVRNDVPALPVFGHIDLLHGARRLWKNELVSCRLSIIEEQKLGIRRLEDVPGSLAPMLYFDYVRQQDPEHIAGVLQHNEVDVLSLITLYIHISNMLLSVETVTISMEERYEVARWYEAIGAEQMALSHYKEVARSTHPYAGRAKAALGHLYKRQRDWTKALYCYEACMREKEWGTEDICIEVAKIYEHQLKEYDKAYAYTKLAFERWQKKTAYLRQRNKAERDMYEKRLIRLEKKLGRTSESLFRGDYAK; from the coding sequence TTGTCTCTTAAAAACAAATTGCAGCGGATGAGAAAGCATCTGACGACTGGTAGTAACAAGGAGCAGGTGGACGGGCAGGAAAAACCGGAACAACCTGAATCCCAGATTCCGTATGCGGATACGTGGAGACGACTTCAAGCCAAACCGTTCTTTGGTGAGGAAGAGTATGCTATGGTGCGAGAAGTGCGCTATCCGTTAGACATGATTCATGGAAACTATGAATTTTCGGCGTTACTTGACGTCATTCATAGATGGAACGAAAGTGGTTTGGAGCATCCCTTATCTGCTGCTAACAAACGTCCAGAGGATTTGCTGTTTTTTGATACGGAAACAACTGGATTACACGGCGGAGTGGGCAATACCATATTTTTGTTAGGCTACAGCAAGCTCGAACAAGATGAAGTGGTAGTTCGACAGCATTTTCTGGCCGATCCTTTTTCTGAAATTACGTTGTATCAATCTTTTTTAGCAGATGTAAAAGAGTCCAAACAGCTTGTCACGTACAATGGAAAATCATTTGACTGGCCGCAGGTGAAAACTAGGCATACTCTGGTCCGAAATGATGTGCCTGCCCTGCCTGTATTTGGACATATCGATTTGCTACACGGGGCGAGACGACTATGGAAGAATGAGCTGGTATCTTGTCGCTTGTCCATTATAGAAGAACAAAAGCTGGGAATCAGACGCTTGGAGGATGTTCCGGGTTCACTTGCTCCCATGCTTTATTTTGATTACGTACGCCAGCAGGATCCAGAGCATATCGCTGGTGTTTTGCAGCATAACGAAGTAGATGTACTCTCTCTAATCACCTTATATATTCATATTTCTAACATGCTACTGTCTGTAGAGACTGTTACGATTTCTATGGAAGAACGCTATGAAGTGGCTCGCTGGTACGAAGCGATAGGAGCAGAGCAGATGGCTTTGTCCCATTATAAGGAAGTGGCACGGAGTACACATCCCTATGCAGGGCGGGCAAAAGCTGCGCTTGGGCACTTATACAAACGTCAAAGGGACTGGACCAAAGCGCTTTATTGCTATGAAGCTTGCATGAGAGAGAAAGAATGGGGCACCGAAGACATTTGTATCGAGGTAGCCAAGATATATGAGCATCAATTGAAAGAATATGATAAGGCATATGCGTATACAAAACTGGCATTCGAGCGCTGGCAAAAGAAAACGGCGTATTTACGACAACGCAATAAAGCAGAACGGGATATGTACGAGAAACGACTCATTCGATTAGAGAAAAAGCTGGGTCGGACTAGTGAGAGTTTGTTTCGAGGGGATTATGCCAAGTAA
- a CDS encoding DEAD/DEAH box helicase — MLRKKNMTELLEEFRSDERIKQNIVNWTTIPPRDPKVVPFPEQLDERIALALSKRGISSLYTHQETAFRHIQNGKHIVAVTPTASGKSMCYHLPVLQTLAHDAQARALYMFPTKALAQDQKSELHELINEMGLSIKTETYDGDTPANIRQMVRKAGNIVITNPDMLHSAILPHHTKWVAFFEHLKYVVIDELHIYRGVFGSHVANVIRRLKRICAYYGSHPQFICTSATIANPLQLAEQITEEQMELVNNNGAPTGTKHFIFYNPPIVNHQLNIRRSATLEARDIASAFLTNGIQTILFARSRVRVEILLTYLQELIRKKLGPKTIQGYRGGYLPTQRRQIERGLRQGDIVGVVSTNALELGVDIGQLQACVITGYPGSVASTWQQAGRAGRRQDESVVVMVGSSSPLDQYIIQHPEYFFERNPESARINPDNLIILVDHLKCAAYELPFNKGDAFGQAEIVEILEFLTEEQILHYSKGKWFWMNDSFPAHNISLRSASQENVVIVDITERGQEKVIGEMDRFSSMTLLHEEAIYLHQGVQYQVEKLDYEEKKAFIREVQVDYYTDANLAVQLKVLESDATRMHKETELAYGEVAVNAMATIFKKIKFETHENIGSGPIHLPEEELHTNAAWISFPESILQTIGQEEVELGLVGAGHVLQHVAPLWVMCDPKDLHVITQRKAVHSSQPTIFFYDRYPGGIGLSEQVYKQMEIILAKAEEMISSCPCASGCPSCIGYVEQDGKELALSLLRVAQGGAAFVS; from the coding sequence ATGCTACGAAAGAAAAACATGACAGAACTCTTGGAAGAGTTTCGTTCCGACGAACGGATCAAACAAAACATCGTCAACTGGACGACCATTCCGCCCCGTGATCCAAAAGTGGTGCCGTTCCCAGAGCAATTGGATGAGCGCATCGCACTAGCTTTAAGTAAACGAGGAATTTCCTCTTTATATACACATCAAGAAACGGCTTTTCGCCATATTCAAAATGGGAAGCATATAGTCGCAGTAACTCCCACCGCTTCGGGAAAAAGCATGTGCTATCACTTGCCGGTATTGCAAACGTTGGCTCATGATGCTCAGGCGCGAGCGTTATATATGTTTCCCACTAAAGCCTTGGCGCAAGATCAAAAGAGTGAATTACATGAATTAATTAATGAGATGGGACTATCTATCAAAACGGAAACCTATGATGGGGATACACCAGCAAATATCCGGCAAATGGTGCGGAAAGCCGGCAATATTGTAATTACTAACCCGGACATGCTACATTCTGCAATCTTGCCTCATCATACCAAATGGGTGGCTTTTTTTGAACATTTGAAATATGTGGTAATTGATGAGCTGCATATATATCGAGGTGTGTTTGGGAGTCACGTTGCTAATGTTATTAGAAGATTGAAGCGTATCTGCGCCTATTATGGCTCACATCCGCAGTTTATTTGTACTTCCGCAACCATTGCGAATCCATTGCAATTAGCAGAACAGATTACAGAGGAGCAGATGGAGCTTGTAAACAACAATGGAGCTCCGACAGGGACTAAGCATTTTATTTTTTATAATCCACCTATCGTAAACCATCAATTAAATATACGACGCAGTGCAACTTTAGAAGCTAGGGACATTGCTTCCGCCTTTTTGACAAACGGAATTCAAACCATTTTATTTGCGAGAAGTCGTGTGCGTGTAGAGATTCTTCTTACCTACTTACAGGAGCTGATCCGTAAAAAACTGGGACCTAAAACGATTCAAGGCTACAGAGGCGGGTATTTACCAACGCAACGAAGACAAATCGAACGGGGACTGCGACAAGGTGACATTGTTGGGGTGGTTAGTACGAATGCACTGGAGCTTGGGGTGGATATTGGACAATTGCAAGCATGCGTCATTACGGGCTATCCGGGTTCCGTGGCTAGTACATGGCAGCAGGCAGGAAGAGCTGGGCGTCGTCAAGACGAGTCTGTTGTTGTCATGGTAGGTAGTTCTTCACCACTCGACCAATACATTATTCAACACCCTGAGTATTTTTTTGAACGAAATCCTGAATCAGCGCGTATTAATCCTGATAATCTGATCATTCTCGTGGATCACTTGAAGTGTGCAGCTTACGAGCTACCTTTCAACAAAGGAGATGCATTTGGTCAGGCTGAAATTGTAGAGATTCTAGAATTTTTAACAGAAGAACAGATTCTGCATTATTCTAAAGGGAAGTGGTTCTGGATGAACGACTCTTTCCCGGCGCATAACATCAGCTTGCGTTCTGCTTCACAAGAGAATGTGGTCATTGTCGACATTACCGAACGTGGACAGGAAAAGGTTATTGGAGAAATGGACCGTTTCAGCTCCATGACGCTATTGCATGAAGAAGCGATTTATCTGCATCAAGGAGTGCAGTATCAGGTGGAAAAACTGGATTATGAAGAGAAGAAGGCTTTTATTCGTGAGGTTCAGGTCGATTATTATACAGATGCTAACTTGGCTGTGCAGCTAAAAGTGCTAGAGTCAGATGCTACACGTATGCACAAAGAGACCGAATTGGCTTACGGAGAAGTAGCCGTCAATGCGATGGCAACGATTTTTAAGAAAATCAAGTTTGAGACGCATGAGAACATTGGATCAGGTCCGATTCATTTGCCAGAAGAAGAATTGCATACGAATGCAGCTTGGATTAGCTTTCCAGAATCCATCCTACAGACAATTGGACAAGAGGAAGTGGAGTTGGGGCTTGTTGGGGCAGGACATGTGTTGCAACACGTTGCGCCTTTGTGGGTGATGTGCGATCCTAAAGATTTACATGTAATCACCCAGCGAAAAGCTGTTCATTCTAGTCAACCTACTATTTTCTTTTACGATCGCTATCCAGGTGGCATTGGGCTTAGCGAACAGGTTTATAAACAGATGGAAATCATTCTTGCTAAAGCGGAAGAGATGATTAGCTCGTGTCCATGTGCCTCAGGATGTCCTTCTTGTATCGGATATGTAGAACAGGATGGAAAAGAACTAGCACTATCTCTGTTGCGTGTGGCGCAAGGAGGTGCAGCGTTTGTCTCTTAA
- a CDS encoding Rrf2 family transcriptional regulator has protein sequence MVNSRFAVAIHILSLVASTPCGQATSAYIAGSVNTNPVVIRRISSMLKKAGMLESTVGAPGATLTKSPEEITLLDVYKAVQSPDELFAIHEEPNPDCSIGKQIQHTLTDVFSSAQQAMERELASKTVADVLNGLGVSKKLTE, from the coding sequence ATGGTAAATAGTCGTTTTGCAGTAGCTATTCATATCCTTTCATTAGTAGCATCCACTCCCTGTGGACAGGCTACATCAGCTTATATAGCTGGAAGTGTAAATACGAATCCGGTGGTTATTCGTCGCATTAGTAGTATGTTAAAAAAAGCAGGAATGTTAGAGTCTACAGTCGGTGCTCCCGGTGCCACGTTAACAAAAAGCCCAGAGGAGATAACTCTTCTTGACGTTTACAAAGCAGTGCAAAGCCCAGATGAGCTGTTTGCTATTCATGAGGAGCCTAATCCAGATTGTTCGATTGGGAAACAGATTCAACACACCCTGACCGACGTCTTTTCGAGTGCCCAGCAAGCGATGGAGAGAGAACTAGCAAGTAAAACCGTAGCAGATGTGTTGAATGGACTTGGTGTGAGTAAAAAGCTGACAGAGTAG
- a CDS encoding inorganic phosphate transporter: MDSVLFILVCIIILGLAFDFINGFHDTANTIATSVSTRALPPHVAIVMAALMNFLGALLFTGVAQTITKDIVDPFSLENGSIVLLCALIGAIAWNLITWYYGIPSSSSHALVGSIAGAAIASEGLWSLNYSGFIRIMEALLISPIVALVFGFLIMSLFKIVFRNSNLAKTNKGFRIFQMMTAALQSFSHGTNDAQKTMGIMTMALITAGLQTTTDIPTWIRVSVALAMGLGTMVGGWRIIKTVGGKITKLKPVSGAAADLSSAFIIFGFTFLHLPVSTTHVISSSIMGVGSAQRVKDVKWGVARRIVFTWIITMPITALLSAGLFKVVMLFV; the protein is encoded by the coding sequence ATGGATAGTGTACTTTTTATTTTGGTCTGTATCATCATCCTAGGCTTGGCTTTTGACTTTATAAACGGATTTCACGATACAGCCAATACGATTGCAACTTCCGTATCTACAAGAGCGTTGCCTCCTCATGTAGCAATCGTAATGGCAGCTTTGATGAACTTTTTAGGTGCCTTATTATTTACCGGGGTAGCCCAAACAATCACAAAAGATATTGTCGATCCTTTCTCCTTAGAAAATGGTTCGATTGTGCTCTTATGCGCTCTAATTGGAGCAATAGCCTGGAATCTAATTACATGGTACTATGGAATTCCTAGCAGTTCTTCACATGCGCTGGTTGGTTCAATCGCTGGTGCTGCTATCGCTTCAGAAGGATTGTGGAGCTTAAATTATTCAGGATTTATTCGTATTATGGAGGCCTTGCTGATTTCTCCTATCGTAGCGTTAGTCTTTGGATTTTTAATTATGTCTTTATTCAAGATTGTATTCCGCAATTCTAATTTGGCCAAAACGAATAAGGGATTTCGTATCTTTCAAATGATGACGGCTGCTTTGCAATCGTTTAGCCATGGAACAAACGATGCACAGAAAACGATGGGGATTATGACGATGGCCTTGATAACAGCCGGTCTCCAGACCACTACAGACATTCCGACCTGGATTCGAGTATCTGTTGCATTAGCAATGGGACTTGGTACTATGGTAGGTGGATGGAGAATTATTAAAACGGTTGGAGGCAAAATTACTAAATTAAAGCCGGTTAGTGGTGCAGCAGCAGATTTGTCGTCGGCCTTTATCATTTTTGGATTTACTTTCCTGCACTTGCCTGTAAGTACCACACACGTAATCTCCTCTTCTATTATGGGGGTAGGATCGGCACAGCGTGTGAAAGATGTGAAGTGGGGGGTAGCACGACGGATTGTGTTCACTTGGATAATCACCATGCCGATTACAGCACTGTTGTCCGCTGGTTTATTCAAGGTAGTCATGCTATTTGTGTAA
- a CDS encoding DUF47 domain-containing protein, with the protein MIFRPKDDKFFSTLSQVVSIIEESAQYFAHFPEKNEEDLVTFSSVMKDYEHKADTHIHKVIMELNKAFITPIEREDILALAVKLDDVLDGFEELASRLEMYNIKTWDEHMKEFTVLLLAATKEIAGATDLLFQKKMHDIHPYVVKINDLESKADAVLDRSIRQLFANQKDPIAIMQYKEIYEMFEGVADSCEDVANALETIIMRNV; encoded by the coding sequence ATGATTTTTAGACCAAAAGACGATAAATTTTTTAGCACTTTGAGCCAGGTTGTAAGCATTATTGAGGAGTCTGCCCAGTATTTTGCCCATTTTCCCGAGAAGAACGAGGAAGATCTGGTGACCTTCTCTAGTGTCATGAAAGACTATGAGCATAAGGCAGATACACATATACATAAAGTTATTATGGAATTAAACAAAGCATTTATCACACCGATTGAGCGCGAAGATATCTTGGCTTTGGCTGTGAAGCTAGACGATGTATTGGACGGTTTTGAAGAGCTTGCTTCTCGCTTAGAGATGTATAATATCAAAACGTGGGACGAGCATATGAAAGAATTTACTGTTCTGTTGCTTGCAGCTACTAAGGAGATTGCAGGGGCAACCGATCTGCTGTTTCAAAAGAAAATGCACGATATTCATCCTTATGTAGTAAAGATTAACGACTTGGAATCAAAAGCGGATGCTGTTCTGGATAGAAGTATTCGTCAACTTTTTGCTAATCAAAAGGACCCAATTGCCATCATGCAATATAAAGAGATTTATGAGATGTTCGAAGGCGTTGCAGATAGTTGTGAAGATGTAGCCAATGCACTTGAAACGATCATCATGAGAAATGTCTAA
- a CDS encoding TetR/AcrR family transcriptional regulator yields the protein MRKESTNDKILQATIDLLKEQGYRATTTKAIAEKAGVNEVTIFRNFGSKDKIMEMIVQRHTFKMDNIRDYFTWELEVDLLHIGQYFLRQLTEMQDIISISFRDPTVFAELVKKISIQPNQFKQMLTDYFTKMKDKGKIADIDCVATAELFICLTTGYFFMRLSMCQSLITLNEQEIIHHTINTFIRGISPGTPSDCFARDLEKEEENL from the coding sequence ATGAGGAAAGAATCGACAAATGATAAAATTCTGCAAGCTACGATAGACTTGTTGAAAGAACAGGGCTACAGAGCTACGACTACGAAAGCAATTGCCGAAAAAGCCGGAGTTAATGAAGTGACAATTTTTAGAAACTTTGGTAGTAAAGACAAAATTATGGAAATGATCGTGCAAAGGCACACTTTTAAGATGGACAACATTAGAGATTACTTCACATGGGAACTGGAAGTGGACCTGTTACATATCGGCCAATATTTTTTGCGGCAACTTACCGAGATGCAGGATATTATTTCAATTAGTTTTCGTGACCCAACTGTGTTTGCTGAGCTTGTGAAAAAAATCTCGATCCAGCCGAATCAGTTTAAACAAATGCTGACTGATTATTTTACTAAGATGAAGGATAAAGGTAAGATAGCTGATATTGATTGTGTTGCTACGGCAGAATTATTTATTTGTCTCACCACGGGCTACTTTTTTATGCGACTGAGTATGTGTCAGTCGTTAATTACGTTGAATGAGCAAGAGATAATACACCATACTATAAACACATTCATCCGAGGGATATCACCTGGGACTCCTTCTGATTGTTTTGCACGAGATTTGGAGAAAGAGGAGGAGAATTTATGA